The Brassica napus cultivar Da-Ae chromosome C7, Da-Ae, whole genome shotgun sequence genomic interval gataaatttttaatgcttaatatattttttctattttttattatgtatttacttattaatattattttttgtatattatatatatatttttaaattgtgtatttacttattattatatatataattcttatattatatatttacatatttaaatgtatatttacttatattttcgtatgatttaacatatatatggtaataATGTGTAGTATGGTAATATGATTTAATGTAATAAAGTAATACTATTAGTCATGCCATGTGGCTTCTTTTCGAAGAGGGTCTCTAAAACGACGTGGACGCTCCCTGGAGCCTCGATTagtccattttattagtatagatattattttttgtttattatatatatttttaaattgtgtatttacttattattgtatatataattgttatattatatatttacatatttaaatgtatatttacttatattttcgtatgatttaacgtatatatggTAATAATGTGTAGTAGTGTAATATGATTTAAtgtaataagataataatattagtCATGCCACATGGCTTCTTTTCGAAGAGGGTCTCTAAAACGACGTGGACGCTCCCTGGAGCCTCGAttagtcccttttattagtatagataagATAGATGTCTACTGTAATATTtccattctttatttttttttttacattttaagatagatgtttagtttttaatgtagttttttcattttttatattatgtatttacttattaatattattttagtatattatatGCTTACTTAATaacaatattttacattttaagatatatgtttaaggtttaatgtactttttctattttttttttaaattgtgtatttacttattattgtatatataattcttatattatatatttacgctagggtcggcccgccctacgggcgggatattcTTTACTTATGatctatgttattattttttatataattttgtaatttgtgtTTTAGGTTCACATTTGCAAAAGGTGCGTATgagatatactattttattaatttaagttattggttagttaatttgtaaataatttttgtttgactTTTTGCTTCTATTATATTACTATGATTGAGTTATTATATCATTTTcagtagaattttttttattaaagtatttaaaaaaatcacatttagtTAATGTcagtgatttattatatattaacatctaaataatttatttgttatatctCAATTTTAGTGTTTGGCCCTTTTAAAGTAGGAAGCTTGAGTCCGTGAACTAATTCTTCTATTTTGTCTTTTAAATATTGTTTGGGTTAATATGACAATTCTTTTTGGTTTTCGTATGTGGCCCTGCAAAAttaatagtgagtttttagTGGTGGTATGATAGGTAGAcgattttgaacttttttggaATGTTTTTAGTACTGTAAGTATTAACTCGGAGGTTAAATTAacatgaaatttttaattttatttcgaAAACCACTTGAATTCAAAATTAACATGCAATTTAAGTCTCAGCCCTAAGTTTCATATTCTTCCAGTgatttataagaaatatttaaGAGCCCTACTTGGAAGCTCACATAAAGATTGTCGGAGACCGTTTGTTCTCTTATTCTTAAAGGGCAACAACCTGTTTAGAACCATATAAACTCATAAGTTTGGcgctaatagtttttttttgtttggaacacaaaaaaaatagtttacttACTAaagttgtgtttaaaaaaaaaataatgtttgtgTTTTATTGGAAGAGGTAAGAAAAAAGTAAGAGACGGAAACTATCTCACTTGCACGTGAAAGTCTGGTGCTATTTGAATTGAAACTCAAGTGacatgtttttgttattttctcttatttttagggttttaaggATTTACTAAAAGTTAAATgaatactgattttttttaagacaAATTAATGGatcaaaattaagttttttttttgtcacgaagatttttaaaatatttacagaCAGTATACAGTGGATAGATTAAATGAAAATgcattatttaatttgttttccgTAATAAATACAGAACTTAATAGGAAACTATTGTTCgcttcagtaaaaaaaaactattgttcaaaagaaataatgtttattaataaaagaaattgcAAATTACAAAACTGGCATTTACTACTTTGTATTAGTATTTCTTTGAATCGGGCTTTGATTTAACATTACTAAATAACTCTATTCAATaaagttaacaaaaatatatgatcTGACAGTCGTAAAGAAGctatttactctatttttttaatatatattttcgtcACCATCATCTTAAAAGAAATGCCTTGAGAAAAATCAAATGCGTCTTTATCTCttcagtttatttatttattcgaGAGATGATATTCAATTAAAACAAAGAAGTGTAAAATATTACATCCCCAATGGGGCAGATTCGATTGAGACTTCAAATAAAAATCCTAGTATTATAATAGCCCAGAGTTTTATATCAACGAAACCAGTTGCCCATGTTAGTATCCCATTGGATAGAATCACGAAGAGGCCCATCAAAACCCAATCAAGTAGAGGAAAAGTCAATTCTGGAAAATACATACAGACTTTGGTTTTGTCGAAGATTGACGAAGATCCGAGAGATGGAGTGCATGAAAGAAATCATCTGCTAAATTGGCAAACCAGGAAGCATCAGGAGGTAAAGTACCAAACTTGCATCAACTAAGAGGAGAGATTAGGATTAGAATCCCGAAGACCTGACATTTTATTCCTGATAGTAGAGTCTATCAATCGCAAGACATGAGAGAATTAAGAACAAAGTCTCGAAATATTCCCCGATTAGATCGGAGACTGGTTATCTGGTGGGAATAAATCACTGGAAAACAGACTCTAGCTGATTATCAAGCAAATCTATAGCAACATTTGTTTCATAATCAATCAGCTATCAACACAGAATAATCTGTTGCCGACAATCGAAAAAAGACTGTAGAAATCTACGGAATGATTTAGAAGGAAAAAGTGATGATCTTCACTGAATTGAACTCACTTATTTATAGGTGTAAATCCACAACAATTTGAGATAGGAGATGTATGGAATGAGACGTCGTGGATGAATGGGTCGGtgatattaatgaaaacattaattgtatttaataAATCTAACAGCGAACAGTAACGCCGCAGTTTTTTCTCAGcgggaggaagaagaaacatgTCATAACCTAAGTCAAATAATGTTTTTCGTACAGaccaactttaaaaataatagtcTTGCTGTATGGCCCATCCTAAGTCAAACTTCTTGGTTTTTTAGCTAGCCCAAATTAAACTTATCCTATTAATTGAAACGCAGCACTTTGGAGTTGACGGACACGTGTTGAGACCAGAACACTCGACTTAATGACATGGCGCTGAGGTGTCTTCACAGGAGagagaccaacatttttttatatatatagatatttaaatgtatattttcttatattttcgtatgatttaacgtatatatggTAATAATGTGTAGTATGGTAATATGATTTAATTTAATAAGGTAATAATATTAGTCATGCCACGTGGCTTCTTTTCGAAGAGGGTCTCTAAACGACGTAGACGCTCCCTGGAGCCTCGAttagtcccttttattagtatagatttccATCCATGACCATTAAACCATGACAactcatctatattattaaactgAAGTAGAttttggtactgtttggaaacatggataactgtataaataaaaattgtttggaaacatggataacagtattttcaatacttccttttatttacacatttagccattgcatttacaataaattaaatacttattttttgtatttatttttatttacatatttttccactgcatttaaaatcaatttaaattaattacaaTTCCAAAGCTTATCTAACCAAATCGATATTCATATATTGACCTTTATTAATATTGTACGAATATTAACTAAATCGCATGTATTAAGAGGAGATAACTAccttttcttatattatatcaaattgcatcaagttattaattttcaatataatattaagtaaattacaaaacataaataatatacatgatattttttttattaaaccagcGGTTTATGAATTTATGTTGAACACAAGTTAAATCAAACACCCGCGCGGGGTGTGGGTCAAATTATTGTTGATATTATAATCATGAAgtctttaatataaaaaatatcaattctaattttttttataaagaaaacttatttaaaactaatttctGATAAATTTCTGACtaatttctgtttttgttaattCAATAGGTCCACACTGATAATGTAAGTTTTGGACATGGATTATTTCTCATCAATCCAACTACCACATGTTcccttttttttccttaaacatTTGTCTACCACATGTTCTTGATAAcatttgtctataaattatcaATATCAAAAAAAGTTCCAGTTTTGGCCTTCGTTTAAAAACAAATGCTTAATTTTAATGTACTAAAATATCATGatgtatacataatatatagacAAACGaaacttaattaatatatgaACGAAACGAAATAAACGGACAACAACGAAGGAAAATAGCCGATATATATCgaagaatcaaaatcttgtaTATGTATCAGGATGATATGATtagataaagaaagaaaatacaaaaaaataattgcaATCTTAGAATCATAGAGTACATTACGAAAGAAAACCATTAATGATCAAGAATGAAGAATGAAGATCGAACGGTGTTGAATCGAATCCTCTTCTCTATCATTTTGTTATCACTTAGCGTACCTATAACAATGCGTGATCGCACTGCATCCACGCCTATAAGGATTattccttctcctcttcttgcaATCGTAGTAAGATCTACCACGTCTATTGCAAGGAACATTATTCTTTTTAAGAGCATCGTAGCCAATGTAACGACGTCCTCTAGCGAGTTGACGTCGGTTTGTCTCTGAATCCATTAGAGATTCTAGTTCATCATCATCTCCGATACAACCTTGCCCGTTGATGCAAGATTTAGTCAATGGGTAGGTCGCATTGACGGATGTAGCTACCATAGCTAAGATCAAGAAACCAACAATGAGTAACAACTTAACACCACCCATTTTATATGTatctttttgggtttttttgtaTAGATGAGTTCTATTAAAACTCTTTGCTTtagtctttggtttcttctacGACCTTTCCTTATCAGAGGAGAGGGAGAAATATAAAGTGATAGAGATTGTGCAGAAGAACAAATGAGAGATTGGTTTTGTTGAGGATACAAAAAGGGTTAGACAGATAGAATGTGGTTTtgccattttaattattatgtgGTTGTTAATTCTGTTACTTTGGAATTGGGGTTTTAACCTTGTTTTCAGGTCTGATCTTGTCCATTTTTTCCGTTTGGTGGTTAGATCTATAGTTGTTAAGTTATATTTGGCTCTCCTCTTTGGTCGGCTAACGATCTTTTATTATGatgttatatttaatcaaatGCTCAAATTAGCAAACTACCTAAACGTTTATGATCAGTTTTGTAagcaaatttaaaaatcttagtAGAATAAGCATCACGCGTGGATCTGTTGAATCTTATTTTCAGAAGATGTACgcatttaataatattttgtaattttttgatCCGTAAAATAAACACTCTCTGTCGGTTCCTTAATTTCTTATGCATGTACAAACCTATATTAGTTGTCTTCTTGTCTCCTTGTGTTTGTTGCAAAATTTTCCAAGAGAATGAAAACACATTAAGAAAATTTAAAGGTTTGGTTGTACttacacaaacaaaaatcaaagaaaacttcaaaagttttaaatccATCGAGTTCCTTTGTTTCTCGCGGAGTGAACTGAATTATATGAGGGTAGAAAGAGACAAATACGCGACCAAATAACAATCTTCTTACATTGGAGGGATAATCTTAGAGCATTATTAATGGTTAGATACCCACTGAGGTATATATCTTACAATTacatttattgttatttaattatatatgtagacctttaaataataagataaaaGTGAGCCACTGATAGTGCAATCATAAAAATGAGTCTCTCCAATATTTGTCAATAGTCTCTTCGTTAAAAATCGACTCTTTCTCATTTCTccactttttctattttcttcatttttaatttCCAGATCCTCTCTCAGAAACCTATGCTGCGGATGTTGATGGACTTTACAAATCCCTAACTCCTTTATTGATTATCAGAAATACATTACAAGATAGCTTTGCAGTTTCCGATCACAATCATCCTCTCATGGTGAAGATGACTGATCCCGACGATCTCATGGCGACCGTATTGCAACTCATGGCATCAACAATCTACAACATACGAAGCATGAAATaccaatgaagaagaagaactctatatatatatctaggcTTCTATCATAAGTCGTCTTCAACCGCAAAGCTTCTAAATCGAGATAAGATCAAGCATGGTGATAAGCCGATGCCAATGACAGTGTTGAAGAAGGTGACTGATAAAGGGATCCGAAACAAGATTACTATGATGAGACTGAAAGGAGGGAAGTGTATATAAGGAGTCTTGCAATTCTGGTTTGGTATTAGAttgtgaatatttttttttatagatccAATAGTAGTATATGAAATAGCAAAGGAGTAGTTTCTTAAGTTAAGAATGTACTTGatgtaaaaatgtttttttgatgaataaaaattttaaattcattaaaaaaaagctTACGAGTCGAGTAGAAGCTTTCTTCTTTCTGCTTTTGTGCCAATCATTTGCCAGCTCAGCCACCCAACTGCCAGTTCAGCACCGCTCATATCTTGATGTCTATCAGATGTCCTTAGTTTGGTTTAGACCACCTCCATTGGTTAGAGTCCTTAATGGgttcttaaaattaatttaattgttaattgtatattttatgaAGTTTAAAACTCTTGATATTGTAATTAGTTTTGAGAAGGTTCATTGGGAGAACCCCTATGAGGttcttaatttgtttttttttaagaaattaaattattaaatttaaattttacaaaacttataaattattggatttcataaaatttaaacaaatatgacataaagacatattaaaaatagaaatacaaatttataattagaaatttaaacaaaCATGAAAGAAATGCATAAACGAGAAATATCGATTAGTTGTAATCTTGATTTGTACCAAATTTTTGCCATATATTCTCAACCAAATCAGGTTTCAATTGTTGATGTATTGTTTTATCACAAACTCGATTCCGAATGCTCATAATATTGCAGAGATTTGAAGGCATATATGTAGAATACGTGAAATCCACTTGTGAACTTTGGTTTGATTCCAGTTGTGCGAATACTGATACGTCAAACTGAGTATacccatctcgttcgtcttctactatcatattatgcaGAATGATACATTCTCTCATTATCtttccaatttttatttaatccCACAAAAGAGCTGAATTTTTTACTAtagcaaatcgagcttgcaagaccccaaaagcacgctcgacatctttacgtaCAACTTCTTGATATGAAGCAATTAATGATGCTTTCAGACCTTGTGGAAGTGGAATAGATTGGACAAAAGTAgcccattttggataaatatcatatgtgagatagtaagccaaatggtaCTCGTGTCCATTGACAATGTAATTCACTTTtggagctcgaccttgtaatatatcatcaaaaaatggtgatcgatcaagaatattgatatagtttaatatacctGGAGGTCCgaaaaacgcatgccatatccagagatctTGTGAATCTACAGCCTCTAAAACAATTGTTGGCTTTCCTGATCCACGTGTATATTGACCTTTCCATGCGGtcggacaattcttccactcccaatgcatacaatcagTGCTCCCTATCATCCCAGGAAATCTGCgtatctctccaatatcgagaagccgttgaagatcttctggcgtgggtcttcttagatactcatctccaaataaatatatgattccTTCAACAAAATGTTCCAAGCATAAAAGCGCGGCGGTCTCACCAagtcggaggtattcgtcaacCGCATCAGCTGGACAACCATATGCCATCATACTAATTGCTGCCGTTGCCTTTTGTAACGGAGAGTGACCGAACCTTCCAGtagcatctcttctttgttgaaagTATGGGATTTCAGCagagagtcgatcaacaatacgCATGAACAAGGGCTTGTTCTTTCGAAAACGGCGTCGGAATATTTGAGAAGGTTATGTTGCATCTTCactaaaataatcattccataactGAATGTGTCCTTGTTCACGTTGTCTTTCAATGTAGGctcattttttttgaacttagccACTTCTTGATGATCACCATGATGAATGAGAAGATTTTCGAATTGTTGATCGAAAGTTTAGTcgaattttttatctatttcttcgaaattattagaagaagaagatgccattcaCTCTTGCTTAAAAtgtgaaaaaagaaacaaatgctTAAATTGTACGAgaaaaatttgatagaagataatGTTTTTGTTGGAACAAATGTGTTCTCTGTGAAATAAATGAGTTGGACGACACACAACTTATAGAGAGAACATAGCTCaagaaaaaacttcaaaaaaaaaaaatagagacagCAAAAGCTTGGTTTATTTGTgtcacatggtgtttatgtttTGGCTTATTGTGTCACATGTGTTCTATGTCACATGTCTTCGCTCCACCTGCAATACACACAAGCAAAACGTGGTGAGTCCCAACTAACTAAGCCAAGAAAATATTCACAAAATGATCACAGCaatattttaataaagatatacgatcatcacTTGTTGATCTGCGAAACAAAAACAAGTTTAACTATCTCATAAAAGTGTTGCAAAAAGATGTAGTGagcgaaaaaaaaacaagtctaACTACAAGCTCCTGTGTGACTTTGACATAACCATGTTCAAAAATAGCAAAAGAAACTTAGAGCTAAGAACACTTGATATGGTTTTCAAAACAAAGATCGAATTAatactgagagagagagagatacttaCAGGTTACGAGAAACTGATCATCTGAAAGCTTTTCCTTCTCACAGTAAAGCTGTAAAGGACAAGAGATTGAAGCATTAACCATTAACATCCAAACTCAAGTTTAAGCAATATAGAGACATCAAAAGCAGAAGCATTAACCATTAACATCCAAAGACTCGACATAAGCAAACAAACTCGACATAAGCATAAAGACTCGACTGAAGCAAATTTTATGAAGACTCGACAGAAGCATACAGACTCCATAAACCCAAGCTAAAGCTAACTTGCCAACATGTCATTAATTAGCTTATTTTTCAAAGCAATTTCTAGTTCACTAAGTGGCTCTGTCTTGGCAATTAGGCTGTCAAGCAATTTTTGCTTGTTAAGCTTCTCCTTCAGCACAAAGTCCTTTTGCCTTATCTCCCATATGCTCTGAAACTCCACAAGCGGCTTCACTTCCTTTTCTGAAGCCTTGACCTTGCTTTTACCTC includes:
- the LOC106395607 gene encoding protein RALF-like 4 is translated as MGGVKLLLIVGFLILAMVATSVNATYPLTKSCINGQGCIGDDDELESLMDSETNRRQLARGRRYIGYDALKKNNVPCNRRGRSYYDCKKRRRNNPYRRGCSAITHCYRYAK